In the genome of Solidesulfovibrio sp., one region contains:
- a CDS encoding response regulator transcription factor encodes MDKAVSSGVRVFLVDDHPVLRNGLSLLLAQSGHTVCGVAGSRAELLAVIDGCRADVALVDLSLAEESGLDLLDDLTARGVPALMYSMHEDSQSIERAFGRGAKGYVTKREVEDVLLTAIVAVAAGRRYTSPEVMRTLADRVLASEHDGEAALSQREEQILLGLGRGETSAEMSRALNISFHTVETYYGRLLRKLGLSSMKELRKFAIRRHG; translated from the coding sequence ATGGATAAGGCGGTATCATCCGGCGTGCGCGTCTTTCTGGTCGACGACCATCCGGTCCTGCGCAACGGCCTCTCGCTGCTGCTTGCGCAAAGCGGTCATACCGTGTGCGGCGTGGCCGGCAGCCGGGCGGAACTGTTGGCCGTCATCGATGGTTGCCGGGCCGACGTGGCCCTGGTGGACCTGTCTCTGGCCGAGGAATCCGGACTGGACCTGCTCGATGATCTCACGGCCCGGGGCGTGCCGGCGCTGATGTATTCCATGCACGAGGACAGCCAGTCCATCGAGCGGGCCTTTGGCCGGGGGGCCAAGGGCTATGTCACCAAGCGCGAGGTCGAGGACGTGCTGCTGACGGCCATCGTGGCGGTCGCTGCCGGCCGGCGCTACACCAGTCCCGAGGTCATGCGCACGTTGGCCGACCGGGTGCTGGCATCGGAGCATGATGGGGAGGCCGCCCTCAGCCAGCGGGAGGAGCAGATTCTCCTCGGCCTCGGGCGCGGCGAAACGAGCGCCGAGATGAGCAGGGCGCTCAACATCAGCTTTCACACCGTGGAGACCTATTACGGCCGACTTCTTCGCAAGCTGGGCCTGTCCAGCATGAAGGAACTGCGCAAGTTCGCCATCCGGCGGCACGGCTGA
- a CDS encoding HipA domain-containing protein — protein sequence MSKRNPFPNESACRRCAPFHPGGGRWEYLALRIALDAGLTVPRFQLATFAGKHVLILERFDRKGSTRIPSISAMSMLELTYGEPGSYEYLAEAIQMAGSDPQKDQRELFGRMVLNILINNTDDHMRNHGFLRQGAGWRLSPLFDLEPTPPVEKTRFLNTAIHASSTTASIDIATRVARAVKG from the coding sequence ATGTCGAAGAGGAATCCCTTCCCAAACGAATCCGCCTGCCGAAGGTGCGCTCCGTTTCACCCTGGCGGGGGGAGATGGGAATATCTCGCACTACGCATCGCACTGGATGCGGGCCTGACCGTCCCTCGATTTCAACTCGCCACCTTCGCGGGCAAGCATGTGCTCATCCTGGAGCGTTTCGACCGCAAAGGGAGCACCCGTATTCCCTCCATTTCGGCGATGAGCATGCTCGAACTCACCTATGGCGAGCCCGGGAGCTATGAGTATCTCGCGGAAGCGATTCAAATGGCGGGATCTGATCCCCAAAAAGACCAACGCGAACTGTTCGGCCGTATGGTGCTCAATATTTTAATTAACAATACCGACGATCACATGCGAAACCATGGATTTTTGCGCCAAGGGGCCGGTTGGCGACTTTCTCCGCTTTTCGACCTGGAGCCCACTCCCCCAGTGGAGAAGACTCGTTTTTTGAACACGGCTATCCACGCCTCAAGCACAACCGCGTCCATCGATATTGCAACTAGAGTGGCCCGTGCCGTGAAAGGCTGA
- a CDS encoding TonB family protein, whose amino-acid sequence MTYAERIGTGLAVSLFAHFLILTTHFAPASGQAASDTYIDMAGASVIVNDTEYAGLGIDSYSPQAESATDTADRRRQAFLKFLDDIEEAVHARRPDVSGSRFLGVAVYGFSIRRDGTFTEPVLTASSGNPELDRAAARAIRAASGAVKRPPLLGGGSIPVVLHVKYQYDLR is encoded by the coding sequence ATGACCTATGCCGAACGCATCGGAACAGGGCTTGCCGTGTCGCTGTTCGCCCATTTCCTGATCTTGACCACGCACTTCGCGCCGGCCTCCGGGCAGGCCGCCTCCGACACGTACATCGACATGGCCGGAGCATCCGTGATCGTCAACGACACGGAATACGCCGGGCTGGGCATCGATTCGTATTCGCCGCAGGCCGAAAGCGCCACGGATACGGCGGACCGGCGGCGCCAGGCTTTCCTCAAGTTCCTCGACGACATCGAAGAGGCTGTCCATGCCCGCCGTCCGGACGTGTCGGGCAGTCGATTTCTCGGCGTGGCGGTCTACGGTTTCTCCATCCGCAGGGACGGCACCTTCACCGAGCCGGTGTTGACCGCCTCGTCCGGGAACCCGGAACTGGATCGTGCGGCCGCCCGGGCCATCCGCGCCGCCAGCGGAGCGGTCAAACGCCCGCCGCTCCTCGGAGGCGGGTCTATCCCCGTCGTGTTGCACGTGAAGTACCAATACGACCTCAGATAA
- a CDS encoding biopolymer transporter ExbD — MLNFTLRPASEELFDLTPLIDMMFILLIFFVVAAAFAVRGVDLDLPPAQASRALSGRVVELRLFQDGTFAFEGVPVERRDVRDKLQTLVRGFRTTPGQLVLKAAPDAPVEALLFIVDEVRLQGGEKLLIATSRPKEETPQ; from the coding sequence ATGCTCAACTTCACGCTCCGGCCCGCCTCCGAGGAGCTTTTCGACCTCACGCCGCTCATTGACATGATGTTCATTTTGCTCATTTTTTTTGTCGTGGCCGCAGCCTTTGCCGTGCGAGGCGTCGATCTGGATCTGCCCCCGGCCCAGGCCAGCCGGGCGCTCTCCGGGCGCGTGGTGGAACTGCGCCTGTTCCAGGACGGCACGTTCGCCTTCGAGGGTGTCCCGGTCGAGCGCCGGGACGTCCGCGACAAGCTGCAGACCCTTGTCCGGGGATTTCGGACAACGCCGGGCCAGCTCGTGTTGAAAGCCGCGCCCGACGCGCCGGTGGAAGCGCTGCTCTTCATCGTGGACGAGGTGCGCCTGCAGGGCGGGGAAAAGCTGCTCATCGCCACCTCACGGCCGAAAGAGGAAACGCCGCAGTGA
- a CDS encoding MotA/TolQ/ExbB proton channel family protein, translating to MLLFELGGWVMWPLLAVSITVVAIIVERGLFLSSFPFPDKAFPALLLEMTKTGDPSALAASMGAIGPLSDFSRILGDRHYPNKEAALRVTGESVVGRLEAGLSMLSLLARVAPLLGLLGTVFGMITTFSRISETRSGVDMNMLAGGIWQALLTTVTGLCIAIPALLFLNYYQNRARRAAKALAEAGNTVLLLCGRKM from the coding sequence GTGTTGCTGTTTGAACTGGGCGGATGGGTGATGTGGCCGCTGCTCGCGGTATCGATCACGGTGGTGGCCATCATCGTGGAGCGTGGGTTGTTTCTGTCGTCCTTCCCGTTTCCGGACAAGGCGTTCCCCGCCTTGCTCCTGGAGATGACGAAAACCGGGGACCCTTCGGCCCTGGCCGCAAGCATGGGCGCCATCGGCCCCCTGTCCGACTTCAGCCGTATTCTTGGGGACAGGCACTACCCCAACAAAGAGGCGGCCTTGCGCGTGACCGGGGAATCCGTGGTCGGCCGTCTGGAAGCCGGGCTGTCCATGCTCTCGCTGCTGGCCCGGGTGGCGCCGCTTTTGGGGCTGCTTGGCACCGTCTTCGGCATGATCACCACCTTCTCGCGGATTTCCGAAACGCGGTCCGGCGTGGACATGAACATGCTGGCGGGCGGCATTTGGCAGGCCCTGCTCACCACGGTCACCGGACTGTGCATTGCCATCCCCGCGCTGCTTTTCCTGAACTACTACCAGAATCGGGCCCGTCGTGCCGCCAAGGCCCTGGCCGAGGCCGGCAACACGGTCCTGCTGCTGTGCGGCAGGAAAATGTAA
- a CDS encoding GTP-binding protein produces the protein MRMETLLPRPISPESGSDCASLLDSLLTGVHLDRRQARALGWRGVRPSATEAPAWSFRAAGSEHVYGLLFLGETANATEDGLLGDFAVFVFPKAESPLLDRFPLEALRQALGEDYGRLVRHFSAHTDALAPFVCGRLRLEATLDGAGLGLIWEASARHRLVALDGIAAAGPDGRHAWLVLPGGLECDVPRYRLGLPVFSLLAATAEHLLEEPAALTLETAPAPVLGFRTGGRTEPLPGKSGRMVRLRAEFGRLRARFSQGRRLCGLPGRARSKAPPTAPRPVLHVLTGFLGAGKTTFLRRWLDFLHGRERYTGVIQNEFGAVGLDARLLGDDTRVEALDGGCVCCSLAESLRPGLERLMADMPAEQFILETTGLANPENVLESLEALDDLVLPGLVVTVLDAVDLCRQPHVLEEPGILRAQVERADVLVVNKADAVAAQALPGVLERVAAVNSRALLLTARHGTTAFARLDAFHSAWLDRLDHARLPSRQPRLHRLDQESPSHAAAGYAARTVHWESPVAREEIEAVLAACGPGLRRAKGVVCLDGQGMRVVQYAAGRLSFEPAPAQWEDGDGHGFLVLIGTGLRP, from the coding sequence ATGCGCATGGAAACACTGCTGCCGCGCCCCATAAGCCCCGAGAGCGGGTCGGATTGCGCCAGCCTGCTCGACTCCCTGCTCACCGGGGTGCATCTCGACCGCCGTCAGGCCCGGGCCTTGGGCTGGCGCGGCGTTCGCCCCTCGGCCACGGAGGCCCCGGCCTGGAGCTTCCGGGCGGCCGGAAGCGAACACGTCTACGGCCTGCTGTTCCTGGGCGAGACCGCCAATGCGACCGAAGACGGCTTGCTGGGCGATTTTGCCGTGTTCGTTTTCCCCAAGGCCGAAAGTCCCCTGCTGGACCGGTTTCCCCTGGAAGCCCTGCGCCAGGCCCTGGGCGAGGACTACGGCCGCCTGGTGCGCCACTTCTCCGCCCACACCGACGCCCTGGCTCCGTTTGTGTGCGGACGGCTGCGGCTGGAAGCGACCCTGGACGGCGCGGGTCTGGGCCTTATTTGGGAGGCCTCGGCCCGCCATCGCCTGGTTGCCCTGGACGGCATCGCCGCGGCGGGGCCCGACGGCCGCCATGCCTGGCTCGTGTTGCCTGGCGGCCTGGAGTGCGACGTGCCCCGCTACCGTCTCGGGTTGCCCGTGTTTTCTTTGCTTGCGGCCACGGCCGAGCACCTGCTTGAGGAGCCCGCGGCCCTGACCCTGGAGACCGCCCCCGCCCCGGTTTTGGGCTTTCGGACAGGGGGCCGGACCGAGCCCCTGCCGGGGAAAAGTGGCCGTATGGTGCGACTTCGGGCCGAATTCGGCCGGTTGCGGGCCCGGTTCAGCCAAGGCCGCCGGCTTTGCGGCCTGCCGGGCCGGGCCAGATCCAAGGCACCGCCAACCGCGCCGCGGCCCGTGCTGCACGTGCTCACCGGTTTCCTGGGGGCGGGCAAGACCACGTTCCTGCGCCGCTGGCTCGATTTCCTGCATGGGCGCGAACGCTACACCGGCGTGATCCAGAACGAATTCGGCGCGGTCGGGCTCGACGCGCGGCTCCTTGGCGACGACACCAGGGTGGAGGCCCTCGACGGCGGCTGCGTCTGCTGCTCCCTGGCCGAAAGCCTGCGCCCCGGCCTGGAACGCCTCATGGCCGACATGCCCGCCGAGCAGTTCATCCTTGAAACCACCGGTTTGGCCAATCCGGAAAACGTGCTGGAAAGCCTCGAAGCGTTGGACGACCTGGTGCTCCCGGGACTGGTGGTCACGGTGCTCGATGCCGTGGACCTTTGCCGCCAGCCCCATGTCCTGGAGGAGCCAGGCATCCTCCGGGCCCAGGTGGAAAGGGCCGACGTCCTCGTGGTCAACAAGGCCGACGCCGTGGCAGCGCAAGCCTTGCCCGGCGTGCTGGAGCGGGTGGCCGCCGTCAACAGTCGGGCGCTGCTCCTCACGGCCCGGCACGGAACCACCGCCTTTGCCCGTCTGGACGCCTTCCACAGCGCCTGGCTGGACCGGCTCGACCACGCCAGGCTGCCGTCACGCCAGCCCAGATTGCATCGCTTGGACCAGGAATCGCCCAGCCATGCGGCGGCCGGTTATGCCGCGCGCACGGTGCACTGGGAGAGCCCGGTCGCCCGCGAGGAGATCGAGGCGGTCCTGGCCGCATGCGGCCCGGGGTTGCGCCGGGCCAAGGGCGTGGTTTGCCTGGACGGCCAGGGGATGCGCGTGGTGCAGTACGCCGCGGGCAGGCTTTCTTTCGAGCCGGCCCCGGCCCAGTGGGAAGACGGGGACGGTCACGGGTTTCTCGTGCTGATCGGGACCGGCTTGCGGCCGTAG
- a CDS encoding MBL fold metallo-hydrolase translates to MNRREFIKGAALGVGAGVLGAMGIYSYSPWRKEMLPQVQRKMADIGQCKSVKILNISETSWFDNGIFMNNVTKAGGLLVDQYTFNWPPFGNGKGIGKGSYEDGIAKIKHLLPNKLEEAWAIAKENSVNPDNAGGFSCLVEIEDLEGKKTRYLFDTGWNYEWMDTCYKREGIDRMLANNEIEAFIQTHEHMDHFWGFPVVTKYNPNIHVYTPSTFYPPGKQYIKDCGHVGKWTEVKKGLHQLQPGAALFMFEVPIIFKVFGEMSLYCNVKDVGLVSITGCCHQGIILFADTAYKELRYENDQFYGLYGGLHISPFDDWDPKYDDLVIGLEKWKLQRVGCNHCTGLITAQKFVDAGYPVVKGTARFRSKTTNYLGNGDVITFPG, encoded by the coding sequence ATAAACAGACGGGAATTCATCAAAGGCGCCGCCCTCGGCGTGGGCGCTGGAGTCCTCGGCGCCATGGGCATCTACTCCTACAGCCCCTGGCGCAAGGAGATGCTGCCCCAGGTCCAGCGGAAGATGGCCGATATCGGCCAGTGCAAGTCCGTCAAGATCCTCAATATCTCGGAAACGAGCTGGTTCGACAACGGCATCTTCATGAACAACGTGACCAAGGCCGGCGGCCTGCTCGTGGACCAGTACACCTTCAACTGGCCGCCCTTCGGCAACGGCAAGGGCATCGGCAAGGGCTCGTACGAGGACGGCATCGCCAAGATCAAGCACTTGCTGCCCAACAAGCTCGAGGAGGCCTGGGCCATCGCCAAGGAAAACAGCGTAAACCCGGACAATGCCGGCGGCTTCTCCTGTCTGGTGGAAATCGAGGACCTGGAAGGGAAAAAGACCCGCTATCTCTTCGACACCGGCTGGAACTACGAATGGATGGACACCTGCTACAAGCGCGAGGGCATCGACCGGATGCTGGCCAACAACGAGATAGAGGCCTTCATCCAGACCCATGAGCACATGGATCACTTCTGGGGCTTCCCGGTCGTCACCAAGTACAACCCGAACATCCACGTCTACACGCCAAGCACCTTCTATCCTCCCGGCAAGCAGTACATCAAGGACTGCGGGCATGTCGGCAAATGGACGGAAGTGAAGAAGGGATTGCACCAGTTGCAACCCGGGGCGGCGCTGTTCATGTTCGAAGTGCCCATCATCTTCAAGGTGTTCGGGGAGATGTCGCTTTATTGCAACGTCAAGGACGTCGGGCTGGTCAGCATCACGGGCTGTTGCCACCAGGGCATCATCCTCTTCGCCGACACGGCCTACAAGGAACTGCGGTACGAAAACGACCAGTTCTACGGTCTGTACGGCGGCCTGCACATCTCGCCCTTCGACGACTGGGATCCCAAGTACGACGACCTGGTCATCGGCCTCGAGAAATGGAAGCTGCAGCGTGTCGGGTGCAACCACTGCACCGGCCTGATCACCGCCCAGAAGTTCGTGGACGCCGGCTATCCGGTGGTCAAGGGGACGGCGCGATTTCGGTCCAAGACCACCAACTACCTGGGCAACGGGGACGTCATCACCTTCCCGGGTTGA